Genomic DNA from Sediminispirochaeta bajacaliforniensis DSM 16054:
GGTCCATAAACCCCTCTCCGGCGGAAACACCATTGACCAGACGAATGTTTATCTTGGCATTGCCATGATAGTTTTTCAATGCTTCGACAATACCAAATACAATCTCATCATCATGGGTAAATATGGCCTTAACAGATTCGATTTCGTCCTTACTCTTTGTATTAAGGAAGTTTTCCATCTGCTCCATTGCAGTCTGCTGACTCCAGTTCGTAACAAAAGACTGGACAAGGTTGAAGTTTCCACTCGCGGTGGAGAGGAATCCATTGGTCCTTTCCATCGGCACAGTTGAACTGTCGCCCTTAAACTCAAGATAGTTTACTTTTCCTTTTGCAAGATCTTCTTTGAAATAGTCGTTGAAATAGCGGCCGGCTTTTTCTCCAATGGCAATATTGTCACCGGAAATTTCGGCATCGGGGGTTAAGCCGGTGATAAAACGGTCATAGACAATTAAAGGGACCCCGGCATCCATAACAGACTGTGCCGCACTGCGCAGTTCATCACCATTCACAGGCCAAAGGACCATAACATCGGGCTTCATTACAAGAATGGTCTCGACAGCATTGCTCTGTTCCCCGGATTCGGCAGCAGTCATGAAGTGATAATCAAAACCATATTTTCGGGAAAGGGCTTTGACTTGGGCTTCACAGTGACGAATGGATTCAGCAGTGAATCCATGATCCGCACTGGGGGTCACAACCCCCATCATCTGTTTCTTTTCAGCTTTTTCCTGTGCACCGTTGGCAAAAACAAAGCTGCTCACAAGCAACAGGGCGGCAAGAATCGTCAGTGTTTTTTTCATATAACCTCCTGATGACAGGACTTTTTCGTATCCTGTCTGTTTTTTAGTATAAACCATTCTGAAAAACTGTCAAACTTTTTCGTAAAATTTTATGAATCACCCACACAAACGGGGTATATCCATGTAATATTTCCATAATCACCCTTTTTTATGAAATTTTTTCATTGATTTTCAGAGTTGTATTGAAATCAACCCTATTTCAGTTTATCCTGTAGCCGGAAAGGAATGTAACCATGGCTAAAGAGACGAAGAAAATCACTTACTCAGAAATTGCCAGACGTTCAGGGATTTCTATTGCGACTATCTCCCGGGTAATGAATAACTCCTCAAACGTAAAGGAGGAAACAAGAAAAACCGTGATAGATGCAATGAAAGAACTCGGCTATGATACTTCCGCCCTTGAGGTACTTCCCTCAAGGAACAATAACCTAATCCTTTTCAATATCCCCTCAATGGACAATCCGTTTTACAGCCCCATCATCCAGGGAGCAAAGGCGGCAGCCCTTAGAAACGGCTACAATATGCTGCTTAATGCCGACCCGATCGACGAGCCTTCGATAAATGACTTTCTTTCTCTTCTAAAAAAAACCGATGCGGCAGGAGTCATCGCCACGAACTGCATGCCCCGTTCCGCCCTGCTTAAACTAAACAACACCATTCCTTTGGTTCAGTGCTGTGAATGTATTCCATCCCTTGAAATCCCCTTTGTAACGATCGATGATGTAACCGCAGCGCAAAAGGCTGTGGAATACCTCATTTCGCTTGGAAGAAAACGCATTGCCTTTATCAATGGCCCCCTTCAGTATAAATACGCTCAAGACCGCCTAAAAGGATATCTGGCTGCCCTTGATGAAGCGAACTTCGCACGGGATCCCAGCCTTATTCTTCAATTACAGGAAATTAGTTATGACATGGCTGTCTCTGCAGCTTTTCAGCTGCTCAACACCTCGAACCGTCCCGATGCCTTTTTTACCAGCAGCGACGTCTATGCCGCGGCCGTGATCAATGCCGGAAGGAAATCCGGCCTGTCGGTCCCTAAGGACATTGCCGTGGTAGGTTTCGACAATATCGACCTTTCCTTCATGTGCACTCCCTCCATCACCACGGTTAATCAGCCTAAATTCCAACTGGGATTTCACAGTTGCGAAATGCTGATAAAACGGATATGCCACGAGCAACTTCCTATCAGCAGTATGTATTTGAGCACCGAACTTATCATCAGGGAAACCACGCAAAAGGTGTAGTGTCTGCCGCCCAGCAATTGATTGACGACGTAGAGTAATTACATCTTAGAGGTGTAATATGTTAGTTTCAGTTGTTCCCATAGGAAATTCAATAAGGGAGATGATACCTTACTCATAGAGAATGTAGATGAGCAGGATGATTTTACATGGGAGTGGTAATAGCTCAATATGAAGTATATTTGATAAATTTAGACCCTACAGTAGGACATGAAATAAAAAAAACAAGGCCTTGTTTGATAATTTCTCCCAATGAGATGAATGAATCAATTCCAGACAATCATAGTAGCCCCTATGACAACAAAATCGCATCCCTTTCCGACGCGTGTTCCCATTGTATTTGAAAAGAAAAATGGTTGGATAGTATTAGATCAGATAAGAACTGTTGATAGGAAAAGACTAATTAAGAGAATTGGTAAGATCAATAAAAAAGAAATAGTACTTGTAAAAAATATACTGCAAGAGATGTTAGTAGATTAACGTCAAAATAATGTATCGGTTCTTCATGCATGTGTTCCAACATTGATTGGAATTATCTCTTGTTCCTTTATGATAAAATCTACTGGAGCCCGACACGTCAGATTGATCTATTACCTTATTTGTATGCGTCTTTCCGGTGAACAATATCAATAATATAAATTATTACCTCACTCCCTTCGACTGCATAAAACAATCGATAATTACCAATTCTATATCGATAGAACTCTGAGTAATCACCCTTTAAACGTTTTATATTGGGGCCAAAGTAAGGATTTCGTTTAATCAAAGGATATACGTATTCAACTATCTTTTTATACAATTTTTTATATTCGGGCTGCTGTACTTTTTTTTGAAAATTATCAGTTTCAGCTATAACAAAGTTATCCGACAATTTTATATTGTCCTTCGGCTATTTCTTTTTTACCCCGGTTTAAAGCAGTAAGAATTTCTTTATCTTTTAGTATTTCATCCATTTCACTATCTGAGACAAAGCTTTCTTCAGTTAAAAAGGCAATAGTTGCATACTCTATAAAGTTCGAAATAGAACGTCGCTCGCCTTCTGCTGCGGACCTGAATAGCTCGTATGTATCATCATCAATACGGATGGTTATCGTCTTTGCCATTTCACACCTCGTATTCTATTTTATTCATTTACATTCTCTTTGTCAATTAAATTGCTACCATCAAAGATTTGATGTGAGTTGGTCAACTATTTCCATACTACAACTAAGTTCTGAATTCACTTCTTCTGCCAGTCTATACAGTTTTCTTAAATCATGGATACGGGGTATTTTTCTATCATAAAGCACTATTCCATTTTCGTGAATCTCTTTTTGAACAACAGACAAAGATTTTCAGCGATATCATGAATACATGCAGTGTAGCCTGTACAAGATACGGAACGATAAAGGTGAATTTTGTTGACATATGGGTGACAATTGAGTATCCTTACATCAGGAGAATACTATGAAATTTATTACCGTAAGAGATTTAAGAACCTCACCTGCCCAGATTTGGAAGCAATTACCGGAAGAGCAGGAAATGGTAATAACAAATAATGGAAAGCCAATAGCATTATTAACACCATTAAGTGATGCAAATTTAGAAGAAACAGTGAAGGCTATCCGAAAAGCACGGGCAATTAATGCCGTGAAAGCAATACAAGAAATTTCATTAAAAAATGGAAATAGTGAGATGAGCAATGAAGAAATTGAAAAAGAAATAAAAGAATATAGAAAGAAGTAATAGATGAATGTAGTAATTGATACAAATGTCATAATATCGGGTTTATTAAATCCAAAAGGCGTGCCTGGACAGATTATAAATTTGATCTTACATGAAAAGTTGACGTTATTATTTGACAATAGAATTCTGGAAGAATATCGCGAAGTTCTTAATCGAAAAAAATTTGGACTACATCGAAATATAATAGATCCATTATTTGATTTTATAAGAAATGAAGGAATATTTGTTATCCCCGAACCAATACAAACTGAATTTGATGATAAAGATGATAAGAAATTTTTAGAAGTAGCTATTAGTGGAAGTGCTGAATATCTGATAACAGGAAATAAAAGGCACTTTCCAGATAATGAAATAATAGTGACACCGAGAGAATATTTTGAAGAATGGAAATAGAGAAGATTTGTAGAGCGGATCAGCATTTGCCACCTGGGACCAGAAACTTAATATACTTCCTCATCTTCATTGTGTTGTTCCTGAGAAGGACATCCATGGCTCGGTTACGAGAAAAAAGATTGATTAATAATAGAATGTATTGTACATTGTACATATGGGTATATTGGTAGATGCAAATATATATTTAGCTGTAATTCTTAACGAACCTGAAAAAATTAAGATTATTGAAATAACTCAAGCAGATGATTTGATTTCTCCAGTTGTATTACCGTTTGAAATAGGAAATGCACTATCTGCTATGTATAAAAGGAATAGGTTAGATAAAAATCAAATAATAGAGTGTTATTCAATTTTTCAGCAAATACCAATTCGATTGATAGATGTTAATGTACAAACATCGTTAGCGATAGCTGCTGATTATGGTATCTATGCTTATGATGCTTATTATTTAGAGATAGCAAAACGATTTAAGTGTAGTTTGATGAGTTTAGATAATAGGATGAAAGAAGTCGCAAGTGATTTAGGAATCCATTTATTGGAGGTTTAAATGAGAGTATTTAACTATTCAGAAGCAAGACAGAATTTTGCCTCAATATTGAATATGGCAACAGAAGAAGATGTTGTAATAGCAAAGAAAGATGGGACCAAGTTTAAGATAGTACCACTTACTAAAAATGAAAATAAATCACCGTTTGATGTTCCCGGGATTAAGAGCAACATAACAACCAAAGAAATACTTGAGATCATGAAGGAGGCTCGTGAGACATTTTAGAACAGCAGGCTGTAATTACGTCCTGTAATTACAGCTTTGAGCCACAAAACTTCAGCTAACACGGGATGGGTGTAGCGCATCCATCGCCCGAAAGCAGTCGAGAAAAGTGTTTGTTCGCCTGCCAAAAGCCGGTTTTTTGTACTACCCACATCCTTGTTTTTGTTTTGATTTTTACGCCTTCCTGAAGTATTGCGGCGATTTTTGTTCTTTAGCCAAAAGCTCCTGTCATTCATCTATCTGAAGAGAACTTTTTATTATAATGTCTCCTCCCAATGAGGTTTTTCCGGATATTTTTTTCAAAATTCTGAGGGCAGCCGTTTTTCCAATTTGCTCAACTGGTTGTTTGATATATATCCCTTCAGGATAGAATTCATCAATGCTACTATTATCTTTATAGCCCAAAAGAAATATTTCTTGGGGGATTTTGATGCCCTTGTTTCTGCAGAAAAGTACAATATTTGTAGTGATCATCTCGTTACTTGCAACTATGGCATTACACCCGGCCTGTAATAATGCTTGAATCTGGTCCCGATTACTTTTATCAGAATCTGCATTAAAAAAAACTATTGAGTCATCAAAGATAATATCAAATTCTTTTAGGGAGTCCTGATATGCCTTTAGCCTTTCCTGAGTCGTACTAATCTTGGGATTGTCGGCAATATATCCAATTCTCTTGAACCCCTTCTCAATAAGATAAGAAACACCTTTTTTCATGGAGCTGTAGTCTGACATAATAACTGTATCATTTGGATTATTACGTAATGTTCGGTCGAGGAATACAATTGGAATATCAGGAGAAATATAAGCCTTCAATTCATCGAAGTCCTGTAATATTGAGGCAACAAGGATGCCGTCAACTAATCCGGAAGAAAAAAATCGCAAGGTGTCTTTTTCAATTTCGGCTTGATCTTGCGTATTTGCGATGAGAAGATGATAGCCAAATTTCGTAAGAATGGATTCTGTCTCCTCTATGATTCGGGAAATAAACTGGTTTGATATATTGGGAGCTATCAGGCCGATGAGGAACCTTCGTCCTGTCTTGAACCCTCTGGCGAGTGTATTTGGCGTATAATGTAATTCAGAGATTGCAAGTTCGACCTTTTCTATCGTTTCAGGGTTTACTTTTCTTGTATGGTTGATGACATGAGAAACTGTTGCAACAGAAACTCCGGCTTTCCTTGCAACGTCGTGCATATTGGCTCTTTTGGGGATGCTACCTTCACTCATGAAAATATCTTTTGTGTAAAAGCCAAGTTTGTCAAGAACCATAGAAAATCCCTGCTCAAGAATCAGCATTTACAGACAATCGTCATGCGATTCGATTCCATTTGTCTTGGTTAATAATTTTCATGCTAATACGGCTCCCGATGAAACCCTTCATACTATCAATATCTGCCAAATAAAAAACTTGACAAGGTGCTCTTTTGATGATGAAATAAAAGCAAATACTACTGTTAAACGTTTACGTATACGTTTAACAGTGATTAGGAGGATGTTTTTGTGTATATAAAGAAATTCAGATGTATTGTAGGAATACTGCTCCTTGCATCAGCAATGACCAGTATTGTCTTCGCAGAAGGAGCAAAGGAAACCAGTCAGAGAAAAAACTCTGACCGAAAGACCATCTCCGTCTTGTTACGTTCAAGTGAAAGTGGAGAACCCTATAGGGTCTGGCAGCCTCTTTTCGATGAGTTTGCGGAAAAGCATAATCTGAAGGTGGAATATGAACTGATACCAAATGATGCTGATTATGCGAACAAGCTTCAGCTGTACATTTCTTCCAATCAACTGCCGGATTTTTATGGATGCGCAAATGGTACGTTCTCAAAAGCGGCCCTTTCCAGCGGCCAGTTGGTAA
This window encodes:
- a CDS encoding type II toxin-antitoxin system RelE family toxin; this translates as MSDNFVIAETDNFQKKVQQPEYKKLYKKIVEYVYPLIKRNPYFGPNIKRLKGDYSEFYRYRIGNYRLFYAVEGSEVIIYIIDIVHRKDAYK
- a CDS encoding putative toxin-antitoxin system toxin component, PIN family — translated: MNVVIDTNVIISGLLNPKGVPGQIINLILHEKLTLLFDNRILEEYREVLNRKKFGLHRNIIDPLFDFIRNEGIFVIPEPIQTEFDDKDDKKFLEVAISGSAEYLITGNKRHFPDNEIIVTPREYFEEWK
- a CDS encoding ribbon-helix-helix protein, CopG family, whose product is MAKTITIRIDDDTYELFRSAAEGERRSISNFIEYATIAFLTEESFVSDSEMDEILKDKEILTALNRGKKEIAEGQYKIVG
- a CDS encoding type II toxin-antitoxin system Phd/YefM family antitoxin, whose protein sequence is MKFITVRDLRTSPAQIWKQLPEEQEMVITNNGKPIALLTPLSDANLEETVKAIRKARAINAVKAIQEISLKNGNSEMSNEEIEKEIKEYRKK
- a CDS encoding type II toxin-antitoxin system VapC family toxin, which translates into the protein MGILVDANIYLAVILNEPEKIKIIEITQADDLISPVVLPFEIGNALSAMYKRNRLDKNQIIECYSIFQQIPIRLIDVNVQTSLAIAADYGIYAYDAYYLEIAKRFKCSLMSLDNRMKEVASDLGIHLLEV
- a CDS encoding LacI family DNA-binding transcriptional regulator, whose translation is MAKETKKITYSEIARRSGISIATISRVMNNSSNVKEETRKTVIDAMKELGYDTSALEVLPSRNNNLILFNIPSMDNPFYSPIIQGAKAAALRNGYNMLLNADPIDEPSINDFLSLLKKTDAAGVIATNCMPRSALLKLNNTIPLVQCCECIPSLEIPFVTIDDVTAAQKAVEYLISLGRKRIAFINGPLQYKYAQDRLKGYLAALDEANFARDPSLILQLQEISYDMAVSAAFQLLNTSNRPDAFFTSSDVYAAAVINAGRKSGLSVPKDIAVVGFDNIDLSFMCTPSITTVNQPKFQLGFHSCEMLIKRICHEQLPISSMYLSTELIIRETTQKV
- a CDS encoding LacI family DNA-binding transcriptional regulator, translated to MVLDKLGFYTKDIFMSEGSIPKRANMHDVARKAGVSVATVSHVINHTRKVNPETIEKVELAISELHYTPNTLARGFKTGRRFLIGLIAPNISNQFISRIIEETESILTKFGYHLLIANTQDQAEIEKDTLRFFSSGLVDGILVASILQDFDELKAYISPDIPIVFLDRTLRNNPNDTVIMSDYSSMKKGVSYLIEKGFKRIGYIADNPKISTTQERLKAYQDSLKEFDIIFDDSIVFFNADSDKSNRDQIQALLQAGCNAIVASNEMITTNIVLFCRNKGIKIPQEIFLLGYKDNSSIDEFYPEGIYIKQPVEQIGKTAALRILKKISGKTSLGGDIIIKSSLQIDE
- a CDS encoding type II toxin-antitoxin system Phd/YefM family antitoxin, whose amino-acid sequence is MRVFNYSEARQNFASILNMATEEDVVIAKKDGTKFKIVPLTKNENKSPFDVPGIKSNITTKEILEIMKEARETF
- a CDS encoding substrate-binding domain-containing protein, which encodes MKKTLTILAALLLVSSFVFANGAQEKAEKKQMMGVVTPSADHGFTAESIRHCEAQVKALSRKYGFDYHFMTAAESGEQSNAVETILVMKPDVMVLWPVNGDELRSAAQSVMDAGVPLIVYDRFITGLTPDAEISGDNIAIGEKAGRYFNDYFKEDLAKGKVNYLEFKGDSSTVPMERTNGFLSTASGNFNLVQSFVTNWSQQTAMEQMENFLNTKSKDEIESVKAIFTHDDEIVFGIVEALKNYHGNAKINIRLVNGVSAGEGFMDLFENSGLEGIDFVTYTFSPSMVRDAVDLGLKVLQGEKLEKSYKIPTDMVDKTNYKTYMESDLYKTRYGL